A single window of Acetohalobium arabaticum DSM 5501 DNA harbors:
- the grdH gene encoding betaine reductase selenoprotein B → MSKKAVHYINQFFGQIGGEEEADYPPSIEEGTVGPANLLDNLLDAEVTHTVICGDNYMGSNEEDAVETILEALEDIDFDIFIAGPAFQAGRYGSACGTIGKAVKERFEVPVITCMNEENPGVDMFKKDLHIFPGGASAAKMRDDMKKVADFGNKILNGEELLSAEEEGYFLRGKRHQVWLEDETPAAERAVDMLLKKLNGEEFETELPMPENMGVEIADPIEDLSEAKVALVTSGGIVPVGNPDNIQSASATRWGKYDISDLDEFPSREEEEGYRTIHAGYDPAAADAVPDRVVPLDAMRKYEEEDRIGKLHGYFYTTVGTGTTEAEASRMGAEIAEELLEADVQAVILTSTUGTCTRCGATIYKEIEKTGITIVQMANLIPVAESVGANRMVPTISIPYPLGDPADSEDDQWKLRYHRVGVALDALETDIEDQTVFNVEI, encoded by the coding sequence ATGAGTAAAAAAGCAGTTCATTATATAAATCAGTTCTTTGGGCAAATCGGTGGTGAGGAAGAAGCAGATTATCCACCGAGCATTGAAGAAGGTACAGTTGGCCCGGCAAATTTATTAGATAATTTATTGGATGCTGAAGTGACTCATACAGTTATCTGCGGAGATAATTACATGGGGTCTAATGAGGAAGATGCAGTAGAAACTATCTTAGAGGCTCTAGAAGATATAGACTTTGATATCTTCATTGCTGGTCCAGCCTTTCAAGCAGGTAGATATGGATCTGCCTGTGGAACAATAGGTAAAGCAGTTAAGGAAAGATTTGAGGTTCCAGTAATTACCTGTATGAATGAAGAAAATCCTGGGGTAGACATGTTTAAGAAGGATTTGCATATCTTTCCTGGTGGAGCAAGTGCAGCTAAAATGAGAGATGACATGAAGAAGGTAGCTGACTTTGGAAACAAAATTTTAAATGGTGAAGAGTTACTTTCAGCTGAAGAAGAAGGCTATTTCCTACGAGGGAAGAGACATCAAGTCTGGTTAGAAGATGAAACTCCAGCGGCTGAACGGGCAGTGGATATGCTGCTTAAAAAGTTAAATGGAGAAGAATTCGAAACTGAATTACCTATGCCGGAGAATATGGGAGTAGAAATTGCTGATCCAATTGAAGATTTAAGTGAAGCTAAAGTTGCTCTAGTTACTTCTGGTGGTATTGTACCTGTAGGTAATCCGGATAATATTCAGTCTGCATCTGCTACTCGTTGGGGTAAGTATGATATCTCTGATTTAGATGAATTCCCTAGCAGAGAAGAAGAAGAAGGATATAGAACTATCCATGCAGGATATGACCCAGCAGCTGCTGATGCAGTTCCTGACCGAGTAGTTCCTCTTGATGCAATGCGGAAGTATGAAGAGGAAGATAGAATTGGAAAGCTGCATGGTTATTTCTACACAACAGTAGGAACAGGTACTACTGAAGCTGAAGCTTCTAGAATGGGTGCTGAAATAGCAGAAGAGCTATTAGAGGCTGATGTTCAGGCAGTAATATTAACTTCTACATGAGGAACTTGTACTCGTTGCGGTGCAACGATATATAAAGAGATTGAAAAGACAGGAATTACAATTGTTCAAATGGCTAACTTAATTCCAGTAGCTGAATCTGTAGGAGCAAATAGAATGGTACCAACTATTTCTATTCCTTATCCACTAGGCGACCCAGCTGATTCTGAAGATGATCAATGGAAATTACGTTATCATAGAGTCGGTGTAGCTTTAGATGCTTTAGAAACAGATATTGAAGATCAGACTGTATTTAATGTAGAAATTTAG